The Methanosarcina barkeri MS DNA window GATGGAAGGAAGAGATTGAAGAAGATAATGAGATTGCAATGTTTGTAAAAACGGATTCTTCACGCTTTGAAGAAGTCACAAAGCTCGTAAAGTCGCTACATACGTATGAGATGCCTGCAATAGAATTTTGGGGAATTGAAGGAGAAAAGGAGTACCTTGACTGGGTTCATATAAACAGTTCAGGCGAAGGAGCCCAAAAATAAGGCAAGACTTAAAGTTTGAAGTCGGAAGGTCTGAAATCGAAAACCGAACTAAACATTGGCAATAGCTCCCGAATTTAAATTTTTACATAACTGGCTTGCTTATAGAGTTCACTTAATTTCCAAGAGACTCTAATTGTAGGATTTTGCAGAATAGTTTGTTTACAGGATTAGGTTTATATGTTAGTTCTATCGTTACCTTATTGGATTCCGTAAATGCGGGAGTAACCAAGCGGTCAACGGTGGCAGACTCAAGATCTGTTCGTGCAGACGTTCAGGGGTTCGAATCCCTTCTCCCGCACTAAATTTATTAAGATTTTTCTGTTTATGCTTAATATCTTTTCCTTAATTTCTCTAGTTCTGTTTTAATTTCAGCTGAGTTACGGCAAAGATCCAGGTCAAAAGCGATATGTTAGAGCATATTCTTGTAGGAATTTGGGCGTTCGAATCCGCTTATAGCAGTAAATTTTTTTGCCTATTCATATAAGATTTCCGACCATCTTAAAAAATACAACTGCAACATTCAAGATCTACTTTCGTTTCCTATCCTGTTTACTTGCTGAAAAAACGGCAAATTTTTATTAACTCCGCAAACTCTTGATGATAATATGATTTTCAATTCCATTTTTCTGTTACTGACTCCAGCTTACTAAATGGCTCTTCGTTGTTTTGTATGGATTGAAAATAACTGCTTAGTTATAAAGTATTAAGACCAAATCGGAAAAACGGATATTTGGAACGGTGGCACGACTCTACTCACTTACTTGCAGTGGGGTGCGTCAGCGCAACTTTGATTGATTTTATGCGAGCCTTTTAAGCTTAAAAGGTATGAGTCTCAAATTAGATTCGGAATTTTAGGAGCTAATTTGAGATCCTACTACAGAGAATACAATTTAACCGTAACTAATTTTTAGGTCTACTTAGTTTAGTTTCATATATAATATCTAATCAGATTCCATAAGACGATTACTTCGTACCAGAAACACTTATTATAAAAGAGACAAAATTCTACAAATCTCTGCATACAATGATAACATATGATCGAAGACAATGTAACCGAACTTTTAAAAGTTATACCATCTGATATAACACTTGTCGCCGCAGTAAAATACGCGTCAAAAATACAAATAGACGAAGCCATAAAAGCAGGTGTTACAGACATCGGCTTTAATCATTATCAACAGATGAAAGATTTAGCCCCATATCTTTCACCTGAGATAAAAACCCACTTTATCGGCACACTTCAGTTAAACAAGGCAAAAAAAGTAGTAAACCTAAATCCCTACTTGATAGAAAGTGTTGATTCATACAAACTTGCCGAAAAAATAAACAATGCAGCAAAAAATAAAAAAAGAATCCAGAAAATCCTCATACAAGTGAAGACAGACGATAAAAAACACACTGGATTAGAGCCCGGTGACTTCTTAAAGCTTCTAGACCAAATATCAACCCTCGAATACTTAAGTTTTGAAGGCTTGATGACAATCCCGCCAAAAAATGAAGACCCCGAAGATTCAAGAAAATACTTCAAAGAATTAAAAGACTTAAAAGACAAAGCAGAGAAGCATTTAAAAAAACATCTCCAGTATCTATCAATGGGAATGACAGACGATTATCAAATAGCAATAGAAGAGGGTGCAAGCATCGTCCGCATCGGTAGAAAAATTTTCGATGTATTATGATAACGTAGAATCTAACATAGAATCATTCTCATTTTCTACAAAATTTTGGTACGCTTTCTGTAAAACCATAATTTGGAAATGAAACAACCTTATCCGTATTCAGCGTAGCTAACACAATATCTTCAATGAATAAAAAAATATGTTTTTCAGGCATAGTGGTCCTGTAGCGCCTGATTGACTCTAAAAGATTTGAGCCTTTGCCAATTTTTCAATTAATGGTATCCTCTTCAAATTGAGTGCTTTAATCTTAAATTAAAAGCATTAAATTCCCTTTTTTAAGAAAAATTACATTTAATTACTCAGATATTTAACCTTCTAAAAGCTCCTGGTGCTCTTGTCAGGTCGTGTTTTCTAACTTTATTCTTTCAACAGTTGTTCTATTATTGTACAATTTTCCAGGCAATTTCTGGTAAATTCTTGGTATGTATTGAGCTCTAAAGTAATTCCCTTGTGGGTTCCCTTTTCTGTTATGTTTATTCTGTTATGTTTATTGATTTTTAACATATTTCATTTTACTAAAGGAAAAATATGATGTAGAATATTCACAAAAGCAAATAGGAGTAATACTACATAGTTTTAACATGTATCATTCTAAACCTTATGTTCTAGATTACCGAAAACCACAGAACGCAGAAGACATTTTACAAAAAGTTAACGGAAGCAATTCCAGAACATATTGGTCCAGATGAACAATCTGTCATAGGTTTTCTGGATGAATCTTCACCACAAACAAAAGCTAATACACAACGTTCATGGTCTTTTAAAAAATTTTT harbors:
- the cutA gene encoding divalent-cation tolerance protein CutA, with amino-acid sequence MENASQIARELVSRRLAACVNMFPVSSVYRWKEEIEEDNEIAMFVKTDSSRFEEVTKLVKSLHTYEMPAIEFWGIEGEKEYLDWVHINSSGEGAQK
- a CDS encoding YggS family pyridoxal phosphate-dependent enzyme, with the translated sequence MIEDNVTELLKVIPSDITLVAAVKYASKIQIDEAIKAGVTDIGFNHYQQMKDLAPYLSPEIKTHFIGTLQLNKAKKVVNLNPYLIESVDSYKLAEKINNAAKNKKRIQKILIQVKTDDKKHTGLEPGDFLKLLDQISTLEYLSFEGLMTIPPKNEDPEDSRKYFKELKDLKDKAEKHLKKHLQYLSMGMTDDYQIAIEEGASIVRIGRKIFDVL